In bacterium, the sequence CCGGGCCCTGCAGGGACGGCCCGGCCTGGAACTGGTGGCCGTCAACGCCGCCCTGGACGCCGAGACCATGGCCTACCTGGCGCGGCGCGATTCGGTGCGCGGTCCGTTCCCCGGCGGCTGCGAACTGGTCGACGGCTGCCTCGTCACCGCGCGCGGGTCGGCCCTGTTGACGGCGGCCACCGACCCCGGTGACCTGCCCTGGCGGCGGCTGGGCGTAGAGGTGGTGGTCGAGGCCGGGGACTGCCTGGACGGTTGCGGGATCCCGAATCGGCACCTGGCGGCCGGGGCCCGCAAGGTCGTCGTGGCGGGGGCGGCGCACGACGGCGTCGAGGTGACGATCTTCGTCGGCGCGAACGACGATGCGCTGCAACCGCGGCACGCCGTCATGGCCACCGGTTCCGGCGCCGCCAACTGCCTGGCGCATCTCGCCGGCGTCCTGGACAGCGCCTTCGGCCTGGACCTGGGATTGATGACCCGTACCGGCCCCGGCCCTGCCGACCAGTGCCTGGTCGATGCGCCGCACGCCGACCCTCGGCGCGGGCGCGCGGCCGGCCGGAATATCGTGCCCACGCTGGAAGGATCCGGGCGCGAGGTGGGCCGGGCCCTGGCGCACCTGGCGGGCCGGCTCGACGCCCAGGCGCTGTGCGTGCCGGTGGCGGGCGGGTCGCTGCTCGAACTGGTGGCCGTGCTGCGCCGCGAGACCACCGCCGGTGCCGTGAACGAGGCCTTTCGCCTGGCCGCCGAGCTGCCGGCCCTGGCCGGCATCCTCGGGATCGCCGAGGATCCGCTCGTCTCGACCGATATCGTCGGCGACAGCCGGTCGTGCGTCTTCGACCCGGGCTGCACGCGCGTTCCCGGGGCCCGCACGGCAAGGACGGCCGCCTGGTTCGATGAGGACTGGAGCGTGGCGGGGCGCGTCTGCGACCTGCTCGAGCGGCTGGCGAAAACCGGATGATTCCGGCCCGCTTGTGGCCGCCGGTCCGGATGTTGTATCATCATGCAGGCAGGGGGCCCGGACGGCCGCCTTCCCATGCACACCTTCCCCGGACTGAAGCGAGTTCGCCATGACCCGTCGTTCCTCCTGCTGCATCCTGGCGGCGGCCCTCGTGCTTTCGCTGGCCGTGACCAGCCAGGTCCGGGCCGAGGGCGTCGCTGCACCGGTCGTCACCCCGGTCGGCGAATCGCTCAGCCCCCTGGCGCCCCTGCCCGAGGCCACGCCCTGGAGCGGCCCGCACGGGACGCGGCAGCATCGCGCGCGTGAAGCCGAGAGCAAGGCGCGGGCGGGGATGCGTATGCAGAAGGGCGCCGGTGCGGACGCCTCGGCCAAGGCGATGGCCGATTTCGACGTGCGCTGGTATCGCCTGGCCCTGGACCTGAATCCGACCACGCAGATCCTCACCGGCACGACCACCGTCGAGGCTGTGGTGACGAACGGACCGCTGAGCCTGCTGCACCTCAACCTCGGCAGCCAGGTGACGACCTCGGCGGCCAGGTCGGGCGGTGCCGCGACCACGTTCTCCTGGAGCGGCGGCATCCTGGCCGTCGTGCTGGATCGCGCCTACGACGCGGGTGAGAAGGTCACCGTCGACATCGACTACGCCGGCAATCCGGCGGGTTCCTACTTCGGCTGGAGCACTTTCGGCGGGCAGCCGCTCATCTGGACGCTGAGCGAGCCGTACGGCGCGCGCGTCTGGTGGCCGTGCAAGGACCTGAACACCGACAAGGCAGACTCGGTGGCCCTGGACGTGACGGTGCCGTCGAACCTGGTCGTCGCCAGCAACGGCGTGCTGACCGGGGTGACCACGCCGTCCGCGGGCAAGAAGACTTACCACTGGCGCGAGAGGTATCCGATCGCGCCGTATCTGGTGTCGCTGGCGATCCATCCCTATGCGATCATCAACGATACCTACTACCCGGATGCGGGCGGGACCATGCCGGTCACGCACTACGTGGTGCCGTCCGAACTGGCCAACGCCACCGCCGGGTTCGCGCCGACGGTGGACATGATCGGCGCGTTCGCCGATGCGTTCGGCGAGTACCCGTTCGTCGACGAGAAGTACGGCCACGCCCACTTCCCCTGGGGCGGCGGCATGGAGCACCAGACCTGCACGAGCCTCTACCACGGCACCTATGCCGAGTACATCATCGCGCACGAGCTGGGGCACCAGTGGTTCGGCGACCTCATCACCTGCGCCGACTTTTCCCATATCTGGCTGAACGAGGGCTTTGCAACCTGGTCCGAGGCCTACTGGAAGGAAGTGCGCTACGGTACGGCGTCGTACCACGCCGAGATGGCGGCGGCGCGCTACCTGGGGCCCGGCACGATCTTCGTCGAGGATCCCAGCGACTTCAACGCCATCTTCGACTACAACCTCACCTACCAGAAGGCCAGCTGGGTCCCGCACATGCTCCGGCACGTGATGGGCGATGCGACGTTCTTCGCGGGCCTGCAGCAGTACCGCGCGCAACACGGTTTCGCCAGCGCGAACACCGCGCAGTTCCAGGCCGTGATGGAGGCTGCCAGCGGCCGCGACCTGTCGGCCTTCTTCCAGCAGTGGATCTACGGGCAGTATTTCCCGCGCTACGATTTCTCGTGGGTCACCGAGCCGGCCGGGGCCGGCTGGCGCGTGCGCCTGCGCATCAAGCAGTCCCAGATCAACACCGGCCTGTTCACGATGCCGCTCGACGTGCGCATCGAGACCGAAACAGGTCCGCAGACGTTCGTCGTCGAGAACAGCCAGGCCGTGCAGTGGTACGTACTGGAACTGGACTCGCCGCCCCTGGGGCTGGCGCTGGACCCGCAGAACTGGGTGCTCTGCGACAAGCGCTTCCTGGGCACTTCCGACGTGCCGGTCGCTGCGGCCGCGGCACAGCTGCTGGGCGCTGCGCCGAATCCGTTCAACCCGCGCACGACGGTGCGGTTCAGCCTGCCGACGGCCGGCGATGTGCGGCTCGACCTGCATGACGCCGCCGGCCGCCTGGTCGCGGTCCTGGCCGAAGGGCCGTTCGCGGCCGGGGAGCACGGCGTCGCCTGGGACGGTCGCGACCGCCAGGGGCGGGCCGCAGCTTCCGGCACCTACTACGCGCGACTGCGCGCCGCCGGCGACACGGGCACCATCCCGTTGACGCTGGTGCGGTAGTGCCGGCGCTGCTGGCCGCGTCGCTCCTGTGGGCGTTCTCGTTCGGCCTCATCAAGGGCGAACTGGCCGGCCTGTCGCCGCTGGCCGTGGCGGCGGGCCGACTCGCGATCGCCGCGGCCATCTTCATGCCCCTGGCCGCGCGCGGTGCGGCCCTGCCGCGCGGCGCCCGCCTTGCCGCGGCATCCCTCGGCGCCGTCCAGTTCGGCCTCATGTACGTGCTGTATATCGCCGCCTTCGGCTGGCTCGACGCCTGGGTCGTGGCGCTGCTCACGATCTTCACGCCGCTCTACGTCATGCTCCTGGCCCGGGGGCTGACGGCGCGCCGGCGGGCGCGGGGGCTGTTCGCAACGTTGCTGGCGGTACTCGGGGCGGCGCTCGTCACCTGGAAGGAAGCGGGTGCGACGGTCGGTTGGCCCGGGATCCTGCTGCTGCAGGGGTCCAACCTGTGCTTTGCCTGGGGGCAGCTGCGGTTCGGCGCGCTGAAGCAGCGCACGGGCGCTGCCGACGTGCCGCTCCTGGCCTGGATGTACCTCGGCGCTGCAGCGGTCACCGCGGC encodes:
- a CDS encoding aldehyde dehydrogenase codes for the protein MKVAINGFGSRGRAVFRALQGRPGLELVAVNAALDAETMAYLARRDSVRGPFPGGCELVDGCLVTARGSALLTAATDPGDLPWRRLGVEVVVEAGDCLDGCGIPNRHLAAGARKVVVAGAAHDGVEVTIFVGANDDALQPRHAVMATGSGAANCLAHLAGVLDSAFGLDLGLMTRTGPGPADQCLVDAPHADPRRGRAAGRNIVPTLEGSGREVGRALAHLAGRLDAQALCVPVAGGSLLELVAVLRRETTAGAVNEAFRLAAELPALAGILGIAEDPLVSTDIVGDSRSCVFDPGCTRVPGARTARTAAWFDEDWSVAGRVCDLLERLAKTG
- a CDS encoding EamA family transporter, giving the protein MPALLAASLLWAFSFGLIKGELAGLSPLAVAAGRLAIAAAIFMPLAARGAALPRGARLAAASLGAVQFGLMYVLYIAAFGWLDAWVVALLTIFTPLYVMLLARGLTARRRARGLFATLLAVLGAALVTWKEAGATVGWPGILLLQGSNLCFAWGQLRFGALKQRTGAADVPLLAWMYLGAAAVTAAALPVSLLLGHLPFAGWTPRSLLVLLYLGALPTAAGFYLWNRGAARTQPAFLAAANNLKVPLAVVVSWLVFGEDAAGATALCGMALLVGALVVAGNPDARNA